The Pseudomonas iranensis genome includes a window with the following:
- the lptB gene encoding LPS export ABC transporter ATP-binding protein: protein MATLKAQHLAKAYKSRQVVRDVSLSIDSGQIVGLLGPNGAGKTTCFYMIVGLVQADQGRVLIDDLDVSHQPMHGRAKAGIGYLPQEASIFRKLSVADNIMAILETRPELDKAGRRKELESLLQEFHISHIRDNLGMSLSGGERRRVEIARALATAPKFILLDEPFAGVDPISVGDIKQIIHHLKAKGIGVLITDHNVRETLDICETAYIVNDGQLIAEGDAETILANDLVKEVYLGHEFRL from the coding sequence ATGGCAACTCTGAAAGCTCAGCACCTGGCCAAGGCCTATAAAAGCCGCCAGGTCGTGCGTGACGTCAGCCTGTCGATCGACAGCGGGCAGATCGTCGGCTTGCTCGGCCCGAACGGCGCCGGCAAGACCACGTGCTTCTACATGATCGTCGGCCTGGTGCAGGCGGATCAGGGCCGCGTGCTGATCGATGATCTGGACGTCAGCCATCAGCCTATGCACGGCCGCGCCAAGGCCGGTATCGGCTATCTGCCGCAAGAAGCGTCGATCTTCCGCAAACTGTCGGTCGCCGACAACATCATGGCGATCCTCGAGACACGCCCGGAGCTCGACAAGGCCGGTCGTCGCAAGGAGCTGGAAAGCCTGCTGCAGGAATTCCACATCAGCCACATCCGCGACAACCTCGGCATGAGCCTGTCCGGTGGTGAGCGCCGCCGGGTGGAAATCGCTCGTGCCCTGGCCACTGCGCCGAAATTCATCCTGCTCGACGAACCGTTCGCCGGTGTCGACCCGATCTCGGTCGGCGACATCAAGCAGATCATCCATCACCTCAAGGCCAAGGGCATCGGTGTGCTGATCACCGACCACAACGTCCGTGAAACCCTGGATATCTGCGAAACCGCTTACATCGTCAACGACGGTCAACTGATCGCCGAAGGTGATGCCGAAACCATCCTGGCCAACGATCTGGTCAAGGAAGTGTATCTGGGTCACGAGTTCCGCCTGTAA
- the lptA gene encoding lipopolysaccharide transport periplasmic protein LptA, translating into MRLVKTLPILLSLGAALGSASAWSLPNDQQQPIRIQADDAQLDDKNGIATYKGDVIITQGSMIVKGNTVTMTRAPNGDIDVVTSVGNLAYFEQLQTQGDANPVKGYGVTIQYHAQQNRVVLIDKAKVIDKDNNVTQGEKIVYDTVKKLASAGRATGSKVTESRPRIDMVIQPKKKTEEKSQ; encoded by the coding sequence ATGAGGCTCGTTAAAACCCTCCCTATTTTGCTCAGTCTGGGCGCAGCACTGGGAAGCGCGAGCGCCTGGTCCCTGCCGAACGATCAGCAGCAGCCTATCCGCATTCAGGCCGACGACGCGCAACTGGACGACAAGAATGGCATCGCCACCTATAAAGGTGACGTGATCATTACCCAGGGTTCGATGATCGTCAAAGGCAATACCGTGACCATGACGCGCGCGCCCAATGGCGACATCGACGTGGTGACCTCGGTGGGCAACCTTGCTTACTTCGAGCAGCTGCAGACCCAGGGCGACGCCAACCCGGTCAAGGGCTACGGCGTGACGATTCAATACCACGCCCAGCAGAACCGGGTAGTGCTGATCGACAAGGCCAAGGTTATCGACAAGGATAACAACGTCACCCAGGGCGAAAAAATCGTCTACGACACCGTGAAGAAACTGGCCAGCGCCGGTCGCGCCACGGGCAGCAAGGTCACCGAATCGCGTCCGCGCATCGACATGGTGATCCAGCCGAAGAAGAAAACCGAAGAGAAATCCCAGTAA
- the lptC gene encoding LPS export ABC transporter periplasmic protein LptC: MFSKKFRNFLLFGCIAAIFAAVGYWNISPERFLDKPPVSAAENPIDWYATNTHTIQYLPDGKVQYEMTSDKAEHVKATDVTLVTKPDLNMYRGTDFPWHVTSERGEVNSGGTEVELIDSVRVQRTDEKQRGTLITSTRMTVFPQQEYAQTAQPVRIEGAGGVSTGVGMKAYLKDSRIHLQSNVRGQYEAR; encoded by the coding sequence ATGTTTAGCAAAAAGTTTCGCAACTTCCTGCTGTTCGGCTGCATCGCGGCGATTTTCGCTGCGGTCGGCTATTGGAACATCAGCCCGGAACGCTTCCTCGACAAGCCACCGGTTTCGGCTGCCGAGAATCCGATCGACTGGTACGCGACCAACACGCATACCATTCAGTACCTGCCGGACGGCAAGGTGCAGTACGAGATGACTTCCGACAAGGCCGAGCACGTCAAGGCTACCGATGTCACCCTGGTGACCAAGCCTGATTTGAACATGTATCGCGGCACCGACTTCCCGTGGCACGTGACCAGTGAGCGCGGCGAAGTGAATTCCGGCGGTACCGAAGTGGAATTGATCGACTCGGTACGCGTACAGCGCACCGACGAGAAACAGCGCGGCACCCTGATCACCAGCACCCGCATGACCGTGTTCCCGCAGCAGGAATATGCGCAGACTGCGCAACCCGTTAGAATCGAGGGCGCTGGCGGTGTATCGACTGGCGTCGGAATGAAAGCGTACCTGAAGGACAGCAGGATACACCTGCAATCGAACGTAAGAGGACAGTATGAGGCTCGTTAA
- a CDS encoding KdsC family phosphatase, with amino-acid sequence MSNDLLQRGKAIKLAVFDVDGVLTDGRLYFLEDGSEFKTFNTLDGQGIKMLMNAGVQTAIISGRKTPVVERRAKNLGIPHLFQGREDKLVVLDGLLAQLGLSYEEVAYLGDDLPDLPVIRRVGLGMAVANAADFVREHAHGVTRARGGEGAAREFCELILRAQGRLEAANAAYL; translated from the coding sequence ATGAGCAACGATCTGCTGCAACGCGGCAAAGCGATCAAACTGGCAGTATTCGACGTCGACGGTGTGCTCACCGACGGGCGCCTGTACTTCCTCGAAGACGGCAGCGAGTTCAAGACCTTCAACACCCTCGACGGCCAAGGCATCAAGATGCTGATGAATGCCGGCGTGCAGACGGCGATCATCAGTGGTCGCAAGACCCCGGTGGTCGAGCGCCGCGCGAAGAACCTCGGCATCCCGCATCTGTTTCAGGGGCGCGAAGACAAACTGGTGGTGCTCGACGGCCTGCTCGCGCAACTGGGCCTAAGCTATGAAGAAGTCGCCTATCTGGGTGACGATCTGCCAGACTTGCCGGTGATCCGCCGTGTAGGGCTGGGCATGGCGGTGGCCAACGCTGCCGATTTCGTCCGCGAACACGCCCACGGCGTTACCCGCGCCCGTGGCGGCGAAGGTGCCGCCCGTGAATTCTGCGAATTGATCCTGCGCGCCCAGGGCCGCCTCGAAGCGGCCAACGCCGCGTACCTGTGA
- a CDS encoding KpsF/GutQ family sugar-phosphate isomerase, translating into MSKTRDLIQSAQRTIRLEVEAVQGLMAHIDADFVRACEMILASKGRVVVVGMGKSGHIGNKIAATLASTGTPAFFVHPAEASHGDMGMITRDDVILALSNSGSTNEIVTLLPLIKRLGIQLISVTGNPQSPLAKAAEVNLNVHVEHEACPLNLAPTSSTTAALVMGDALAVALLEARGFTAEDFAFSHPGGALGRRLLLKVENVMHAGQELPQVQRGTLLKDALMEMTRKGLGMTAILEADGKLAGIFTDGDLRRTLDRAIDIRSATIDQVMTAHGKTARPDMLAAEALKIMEDHRINALVVVDEEDRPIGAFNLSDLLRAGVM; encoded by the coding sequence ATGAGCAAAACCCGCGACCTGATTCAATCGGCACAACGCACCATCCGCCTCGAAGTGGAAGCCGTCCAAGGCTTGATGGCCCATATCGACGCCGATTTCGTACGCGCCTGCGAGATGATTCTGGCCAGCAAGGGCCGCGTGGTCGTGGTCGGCATGGGCAAATCCGGGCACATCGGAAACAAGATCGCCGCCACCCTGGCCAGCACCGGCACCCCGGCGTTTTTCGTGCATCCGGCCGAAGCCAGCCACGGCGACATGGGCATGATCACCCGCGACGACGTGATCCTGGCCCTGTCGAACTCTGGCTCGACCAATGAAATCGTGACTCTGCTGCCGTTGATCAAACGCCTGGGCATCCAGCTGATCAGCGTCACCGGCAATCCACAGTCGCCACTGGCGAAGGCTGCGGAAGTCAATCTCAATGTGCATGTCGAGCATGAAGCCTGCCCGTTGAATCTGGCGCCGACTTCTTCTACTACTGCAGCGCTGGTAATGGGCGATGCCCTGGCCGTGGCCCTGCTGGAAGCGCGTGGTTTCACCGCTGAAGACTTTGCCTTCTCGCATCCGGGTGGCGCCCTTGGCCGTCGCCTGCTGCTGAAAGTGGAAAACGTCATGCACGCCGGGCAGGAGCTGCCGCAAGTACAACGCGGCACCCTGCTCAAAGACGCGCTGATGGAAATGACCCGCAAGGGGCTGGGCATGACCGCTATCCTTGAAGCCGACGGCAAGCTCGCCGGGATCTTCACTGACGGTGATTTGCGCCGCACCCTGGATCGCGCCATCGACATCCGCAGCGCCACCATCGATCAGGTGATGACCGCACACGGCAAGACCGCCCGGCCCGACATGCTCGCCGCCGAAGCCCTGAAAATCATGGAAGACCATCGAATCAACGCCCTGGTAGTCGTCGACGAGGAGGATCGCCCGATCGGCGCCTTCAACCTCTCCGACCTGCTACGCGCAGGAGTCATGTAA
- a CDS encoding ATP-binding cassette domain-containing protein, with translation MSADNAYAVELKGVSFKRGARSIFNNVDIRIPRGKVTGIMGPSGCGKTTLLRLMGAQLRPSGGEVWVNGQNLPTLSRSDLFDARKHMGVLFQSGALFTDLDVFENVAFPLRVHTQLPEDMIRDIVLLKLQAVGLRGAIELMPDELSGGMKRRVALARAIALDPQILMYDEPFVGQDPIAMGVLVRLIRLLNDALGITSIVVSHDLAETASIADYIYVVGDGQVLGQGTPDELMNSDEPRIRQFMTGDPDGPVPYHFPATDYRADLLGKR, from the coding sequence ATGAGTGCCGATAACGCCTACGCGGTCGAGCTGAAGGGAGTCTCCTTCAAGCGCGGTGCGCGGAGCATTTTCAATAACGTCGATATCCGCATCCCGCGCGGCAAGGTCACCGGCATCATGGGGCCTTCCGGCTGCGGCAAGACCACGCTGCTGCGCCTGATGGGCGCGCAGTTGCGGCCGTCCGGCGGCGAAGTCTGGGTCAACGGGCAGAACCTGCCGACGCTGTCGCGCAGCGATCTGTTCGATGCGCGCAAGCACATGGGCGTGCTGTTTCAGAGCGGTGCGCTGTTTACCGATCTCGATGTGTTCGAGAACGTGGCCTTTCCGCTGCGGGTGCACACGCAACTGCCGGAAGACATGATTCGCGACATCGTCCTGCTGAAATTACAGGCCGTGGGGCTGCGTGGCGCCATCGAGCTGATGCCGGACGAACTGTCCGGCGGCATGAAGCGCCGCGTGGCGCTGGCCCGGGCGATTGCCCTCGATCCGCAGATTCTCATGTACGACGAGCCCTTCGTGGGCCAGGACCCGATCGCCATGGGCGTTTTGGTGCGTCTGATCCGCCTGCTCAACGATGCTCTGGGCATCACCAGCATCGTGGTTTCGCACGATCTGGCGGAAACCGCGAGCATTGCCGACTACATCTATGTAGTGGGCGATGGTCAGGTGCTGGGCCAAGGCACGCCGGATGAGCTGATGAATTCGGATGAGCCGCGTATCCGCCAGTTCATGACCGGTGATCCTGATGGTCCGGTGCCGTATCACTTTCCAGCGACGGATTACCGCGCAGATCTTCTGGGGAAGCGTTGA
- the mlaE gene encoding lipid asymmetry maintenance ABC transporter permease subunit MlaE, whose product MRRISLMERVRRFGESAIDAVAVFGRATLFLFHALLGRGGISGGFGLLVKQLHSVGVMSLVIIVVSGIFIGMVLALQGFSILSSYGSEQAVGQMVALTLLRELGPVVTALLFAGRAGSALTAEIGNMKSTEQLSSLEMIGVDPLKYIIAPRLWAGFISLPVLAMIFSVVGIWGGSWVAVDWLGVYEGSYWANMQNSVTFTSDVLNGVIKSVVFAFVVTWIAVFQGYDCEPTSEGISRATTKTVVFASLAVLGLDFILTALMFGDF is encoded by the coding sequence ATGCGCAGAATTTCATTGATGGAACGCGTGCGTCGGTTCGGCGAATCGGCGATCGACGCGGTCGCGGTGTTTGGTCGAGCAACCCTGTTCCTCTTTCACGCCCTGCTGGGCCGTGGCGGTATCAGCGGTGGTTTCGGCCTGCTGGTCAAGCAGCTGCATTCGGTCGGCGTCATGTCGCTGGTGATTATCGTGGTCTCCGGCATTTTCATCGGCATGGTTCTCGCGCTGCAGGGCTTCAGCATTCTTTCCAGCTACGGTTCAGAGCAGGCGGTGGGGCAGATGGTCGCCCTCACGCTGCTGCGTGAACTGGGGCCGGTGGTCACCGCGTTGCTGTTTGCCGGGCGGGCCGGTTCGGCGCTGACCGCCGAAATCGGCAACATGAAATCCACCGAGCAGTTGTCCAGCCTGGAAATGATCGGTGTCGATCCGCTCAAGTACATTATTGCCCCGCGCCTCTGGGCCGGCTTCATTTCCCTGCCGGTGCTGGCGATGATCTTCAGCGTCGTCGGCATCTGGGGCGGTTCGTGGGTTGCGGTCGACTGGCTGGGCGTCTACGAAGGCTCGTACTGGGCGAACATGCAGAACAGCGTGACCTTCACCAGCGATGTGCTCAATGGCGTTATCAAGAGTGTTGTTTTCGCCTTTGTGGTGACCTGGATCGCCGTATTCCAAGGCTATGACTGTGAGCCCACTTCCGAGGGGATCAGTCGTGCCACCACCAAGACCGTGGTGTTTGCCTCGCTGGCAGTGCTCGGCCTGGACTTTATTCTGACCGCTTTGATGTTTGGAGATTTCTGA
- the mlaD gene encoding outer membrane lipid asymmetry maintenance protein MlaD encodes MQNRTLEIGVGLFLLAGILALLLLALRVSGLSPTSSTDTYKLYAYFDNIAGLTVRAKVTMAGVTIGKVTAIDLDRDSFTGRVTLQVDKKVDNLPVDSTASILTAGLLGEKYIGISVGGEDTQLKDGGTIHDTQSSLVLEDLIGKFLLNTVSKDAK; translated from the coding sequence ATGCAAAACCGCACCCTGGAAATCGGTGTCGGCCTGTTCCTGCTGGCAGGGATCCTGGCTTTGCTGCTGCTCGCCTTGCGCGTCAGCGGCCTGTCTCCGACTTCGTCCACCGACACTTACAAGTTGTATGCGTATTTCGACAATATCGCCGGTCTGACGGTCAGAGCCAAAGTGACCATGGCCGGTGTGACCATCGGCAAGGTCACCGCTATCGATCTGGATCGCGACAGCTTCACCGGTCGGGTCACGCTGCAAGTGGATAAAAAGGTCGACAACCTGCCGGTCGATTCCACAGCGTCTATCCTGACCGCGGGTCTGCTGGGCGAGAAATACATCGGTATCAGCGTCGGCGGCGAAGACACCCAGTTGAAAGACGGTGGAACCATCCACGACACGCAGTCGTCACTGGTACTGGAAGACCTGATCGGTAAATTCCTGCTCAATACCGTTAGCAAAGACGCCAAATGA
- a CDS encoding MlaC/ttg2D family ABC transporter substrate-binding protein, whose translation MISILRRGLLVLLAALPLMANAAPGQSAHDLIQDTTNRMLADLQANKEKYKQDPQDFYAALNNIVGPVVDAEGISKSIMTVKYSRKATPEQMQRFQENFKRGLFQFYGNALLEYNNQGITVDPAKDESGERTSVNMTVKGSNGAIYPVQYTLEKISGEWKLRNVIINGINIGKLFRDQFADAMQRNGNDLDKTIDGWAGEVAKAKQETDKAAAKPAQ comes from the coding sequence ATGATCTCTATCTTGCGACGTGGCCTGTTGGTGTTGCTCGCGGCCCTGCCGTTGATGGCTAACGCTGCACCGGGGCAATCGGCTCATGACCTGATTCAGGACACCACGAACCGGATGCTTGCCGATTTGCAGGCGAACAAAGAGAAGTACAAGCAGGATCCGCAGGATTTCTATGCGGCGCTGAACAACATTGTCGGTCCGGTGGTGGATGCCGAGGGCATCTCCAAAAGCATCATGACCGTGAAGTATTCGCGCAAGGCCACGCCTGAGCAGATGCAGCGCTTTCAGGAAAACTTCAAGCGCGGTCTGTTCCAGTTCTACGGCAACGCGCTGCTGGAATACAACAACCAGGGCATCACCGTTGACCCGGCCAAAGACGAATCGGGCGAGCGCACCAGTGTCAACATGACCGTCAAGGGCAGCAACGGCGCGATCTATCCGGTGCAGTACACGCTTGAGAAGATCAGCGGCGAGTGGAAGCTGCGCAACGTGATCATCAATGGCATCAACATTGGCAAGCTGTTCCGTGACCAGTTCGCCGACGCCATGCAGCGCAATGGCAACGATCTGGACAAGACCATCGATGGCTGGGCCGGTGAAGTCGCCAAGGCCAAGCAGGAAACCGACAAAGCCGCCGCGAAGCCAGCGCAATGA
- a CDS encoding STAS domain-containing protein translates to MSEAAVRMSDVDELLLSGVLDYRTGPDLRKEGQALIKSSKASALVIDCSAVQKSSSVGLSLLLCFMRDAQAAGKAVSIRAMPDDMREIAQVSELTELLAQP, encoded by the coding sequence ATGAGTGAGGCGGCAGTGCGTATGAGTGATGTTGACGAGCTGCTGCTCAGTGGCGTGCTGGATTACCGCACCGGGCCCGACCTGCGCAAGGAAGGGCAGGCGCTGATCAAGTCGAGCAAGGCGTCGGCGCTGGTCATCGATTGTTCGGCGGTGCAGAAGTCCAGCAGCGTCGGCCTGTCGTTGCTGCTGTGCTTCATGCGTGATGCGCAGGCGGCCGGCAAGGCCGTCAGCATTCGCGCGATGCCTGACGACATGCGCGAAATCGCTCAGGTCAGTGAACTGACCGAGTTGTTGGCGCAACCCTGA
- a CDS encoding BolA family protein codes for MQAVEVKSFLEGKLPGTLVEVEGEGCNFQLNVISDELAALSPVKRQQQVYAHLNPWITDGSIHAVTMKFFSRAAWAERT; via the coding sequence ATGCAGGCCGTAGAAGTGAAGAGCTTCCTTGAAGGAAAGCTGCCAGGAACGCTGGTAGAAGTTGAAGGCGAAGGCTGCAACTTCCAGCTGAACGTGATCAGCGATGAACTGGCGGCGTTGAGCCCGGTGAAGCGTCAGCAGCAGGTCTATGCCCATTTGAACCCATGGATCACCGATGGCAGCATCCATGCGGTCACTATGAAATTTTTCAGCCGCGCGGCCTGGGCCGAGCGCACCTGA
- the murA gene encoding UDP-N-acetylglucosamine 1-carboxyvinyltransferase translates to MDKLIITGGARLDGEIRISGAKNSALPILAATLLCDGPVTVGNLPHLHDITTMIELFGRMGIEPVIDEKLSVEIDPRTIKTLIAPYELVKTMRASILVLGPMVARFGEAEVALPGGCAIGSRPVDLHIRGLEAMGAVIDVEGGYIKAKAPEGGLRGAHFFFDTVSVTGTENIMMAAALAKGRSVLQNAAREPEVVDLANFLNAMGAKVSGAGTDTITIDGVERLGSAFYKVMPDRIETGTYLVAAAVTGGRVKVKDTDPTILEAVLEKLREAGAEITCGEDWIELNMHGKRPKAVNVRTAPYPAFPTDMQAQFISLNAIAEGTGAVIETIFENRFMHVYELHRMGAHIQVEGNTAIVTGIEKLKGAPVMATDLRASASLVISALVAEGDTLIDRIYHIDRGYECIEEKLQMLGAKIRRVPG, encoded by the coding sequence ATGGATAAATTGATTATTACCGGTGGCGCTCGTCTTGATGGCGAGATCCGCATTTCCGGCGCGAAGAACTCCGCCCTGCCGATTCTGGCCGCGACCTTGCTGTGCGATGGCCCGGTCACCGTTGGCAATCTGCCGCACCTGCACGACATCACCACCATGATCGAGCTGTTCGGGCGCATGGGCATCGAGCCGGTGATCGACGAGAAGCTCAGCGTTGAAATCGATCCGCGCACCATCAAGACCCTGATCGCGCCGTACGAACTGGTGAAAACCATGCGTGCGTCGATCCTTGTGCTCGGCCCGATGGTCGCGCGTTTCGGTGAAGCCGAAGTCGCGCTGCCTGGCGGCTGCGCCATCGGTTCGCGTCCGGTCGACCTGCACATCCGTGGTCTGGAAGCCATGGGCGCGGTCATCGACGTCGAAGGCGGCTACATCAAGGCCAAGGCGCCTGAAGGCGGCCTGCGCGGCGCGCACTTCTTCTTCGACACCGTCAGCGTGACCGGTACCGAGAACATCATGATGGCCGCTGCTCTGGCCAAAGGTCGCAGCGTGTTGCAGAACGCCGCCCGCGAACCTGAAGTGGTCGACCTGGCGAACTTCCTCAATGCCATGGGCGCCAAGGTTTCCGGTGCTGGCACCGACACCATCACCATCGATGGCGTCGAGCGTCTGGGTTCGGCTTTCTACAAAGTCATGCCTGACCGTATCGAAACCGGCACCTATCTGGTCGCTGCTGCGGTGACCGGTGGCCGCGTCAAGGTCAAGGACACCGATCCGACCATCCTCGAAGCGGTACTGGAAAAGCTGCGTGAGGCCGGTGCGGAAATCACCTGCGGTGAAGACTGGATCGAGCTGAACATGCACGGCAAGCGCCCGAAAGCGGTCAACGTGCGCACTGCGCCGTACCCGGCGTTCCCGACCGACATGCAGGCTCAGTTCATCTCGCTCAACGCCATTGCCGAAGGCACTGGTGCGGTGATCGAGACGATCTTCGAAAACCGTTTCATGCACGTGTACGAGCTGCACCGCATGGGCGCGCATATCCAGGTTGAAGGCAACACCGCGATCGTCACCGGTATCGAGAAGCTCAAGGGCGCGCCAGTCATGGCCACCGACCTGCGCGCATCGGCCAGTCTGGTGATCTCGGCACTGGTTGCCGAAGGCGACACGCTGATCGACCGCATCTACCACATCGACCGTGGTTACGAGTGCATCGAAGAAAAACTGCAAATGCTGGGTGCCAAGATCCGCCGCGTTCCGGGCTGA
- the hisG gene encoding ATP phosphoribosyltransferase, with protein MLTIALSKGRILDDTLPLLAEAGIVPTENPDKSRKLIIPTTQDDVRLLIVRATDVPTYVEHGAADLGVAGKDVLMEYSGQGLYEPLDLQIAQCKLMTAGKIGAAEPKGRLRVATKFVNVAKRYYAEQGRQVDIIKLYGSMELAPLIGLADKIIDVVDTGNTLRANGLEPQELIATISSRLVVNKASMKMQHARIQALIDTLRNAVESRHRG; from the coding sequence ATGTTGACCATCGCACTGTCCAAGGGCCGCATCCTTGACGACACTTTGCCGCTTCTCGCTGAAGCGGGCATCGTGCCGACCGAGAATCCGGACAAGAGCCGCAAGCTGATCATTCCCACGACCCAGGACGACGTGCGTCTGCTGATCGTGCGTGCCACCGACGTGCCGACCTATGTCGAGCATGGCGCGGCCGACCTCGGCGTCGCCGGTAAGGACGTGCTGATGGAATACAGCGGCCAGGGCCTGTACGAGCCGCTGGACCTGCAGATCGCCCAGTGCAAGCTGATGACCGCCGGCAAGATCGGCGCGGCCGAGCCCAAGGGCCGTCTGCGCGTGGCGACCAAGTTCGTCAACGTTGCCAAGCGTTATTACGCCGAGCAGGGCCGTCAGGTCGACATCATCAAGCTGTACGGCTCGATGGAGCTGGCGCCGCTGATCGGGCTGGCCGACAAGATCATCGACGTGGTCGACACCGGTAACACCCTGCGCGCCAACGGCCTGGAGCCACAGGAACTGATCGCCACGATCAGCTCGCGTCTGGTCGTCAACAAGGCTTCAATGAAAATGCAGCACGCCCGAATCCAGGCGTTGATCGATACCCTGCGCAACGCAGTGGAATCGCGACACCGCGGCTGA
- the hisD gene encoding histidinol dehydrogenase — MTATTAIRRLNAADPDFAHHLDHLLSWESVSDDSVNQRVLDIIKAVRERGDAALVEFTQKFDGLEVASMADLILPRERLELALTRITVPQREALEKAAARVRSYHEKQKQDSWSYTEADGTVLGQKVTPLDRAGLYVPGGKASYPSSVLMNAIPAKVAGVTEVVMVVPTPRGEINELVLAAACIAGVDRVFTIGGAQAVAALAYGTESVPRVDKVVGPGNIYVATAKRHVFGQVGIDMIAGPSEILVVCDGQTDPDWIAMDLFSQAEHDEDAQAILVSPDAEFLDKVAASIDKLLPTMDRATIIETSINGRGALIQVSDMAQAIEVANRIAPEHLELSVADPQAWLPQIRHAGAIFMGRHTSEALGDYCAGPNHVLPTSGTARFSSPLGVYDFQKRSSIIFCSEAGASELGKTASVLARGESLSAHARSAEYRIKDQDFLKGQGN; from the coding sequence ATGACCGCAACCACTGCAATTCGCCGACTCAACGCTGCTGACCCGGATTTCGCGCATCATCTGGATCATCTGCTGAGCTGGGAAAGTGTGTCTGACGACTCGGTCAATCAGCGCGTGCTGGACATCATCAAGGCTGTGCGCGAGCGCGGTGACGCGGCGCTGGTCGAGTTCACCCAGAAATTCGACGGCCTCGAAGTCGCCTCGATGGCCGACCTGATCCTGCCGCGCGAGCGTCTCGAACTGGCCTTGACCCGCATCACGGTGCCGCAACGCGAGGCTCTGGAAAAAGCCGCCGCCCGCGTGCGCAGCTATCACGAAAAACAGAAGCAGGATTCCTGGAGCTACACCGAGGCTGACGGCACCGTGCTTGGTCAGAAAGTCACGCCACTGGATCGCGCAGGCCTGTACGTGCCGGGCGGCAAGGCCTCGTATCCATCGTCGGTATTGATGAACGCGATTCCGGCGAAGGTGGCCGGCGTGACCGAAGTGGTCATGGTCGTGCCGACCCCGCGCGGTGAAATCAACGAGCTGGTGCTGGCCGCTGCCTGCATCGCCGGTGTCGACCGCGTGTTCACCATCGGCGGCGCGCAAGCGGTTGCCGCACTGGCCTATGGCACCGAAAGCGTGCCGCGTGTCGACAAGGTTGTCGGCCCAGGCAACATCTATGTGGCCACGGCCAAGCGCCACGTGTTCGGCCAGGTCGGCATCGACATGATCGCCGGCCCTTCGGAAATTCTTGTGGTCTGCGACGGCCAGACCGATCCGGACTGGATCGCCATGGACCTGTTCTCTCAGGCTGAGCACGACGAAGACGCGCAAGCGATTCTGGTCAGCCCCGACGCCGAGTTCCTCGACAAGGTGGCTGCGAGCATCGACAAACTGCTGCCGACCATGGACCGCGCTACCATCATCGAAACTTCGATCAATGGCCGTGGTGCGCTGATTCAGGTGAGCGACATGGCCCAAGCCATCGAAGTCGCCAACCGCATTGCCCCGGAACACCTGGAATTGTCGGTCGCCGATCCACAAGCCTGGCTGCCGCAAATTCGCCACGCTGGTGCGATCTTCATGGGCCGCCACACTTCCGAAGCGCTGGGCGATTACTGCGCCGGTCCGAACCACGTGTTGCCGACTTCCGGCACCGCGCGCTTCTCCTCGCCACTGGGCGTCTATGACTTCCAGAAGCGCTCGTCGATCATTTTCTGCTCCGAGGCCGGAGCTTCCGAGCTGGGCAAAACAGCATCGGTACTGGCCCGTGGTGAATCGCTGAGCGCCCACGCACGCAGCGCCGAATACCGCATCAAAGACCAAGACTTTCTGAAAGGGCAGGGGAACTGA